The Manihot esculenta cultivar AM560-2 chromosome 11, M.esculenta_v8, whole genome shotgun sequence genome includes a region encoding these proteins:
- the LOC110607453 gene encoding uncharacterized protein LOC110607453, whose translation MKRRLNYEDLFMKLVRSTNMLDHNQFICKIEYRKPIISDNDYKFELVKLLNDADVEMMFNYVCTLGAESIVFYVDVVRDIHRNQNDDCAAPSYTDPKTSSHCILHPNTEEQDEIIVCPISPFGTEDFNFNGVNSIVNEVVDEVDEDVDSDRLSDSDINEYESGWIEDDELLSGDYNVVAQYINPILSLVHPPPFSEIDFELMRVDPYAKPPTDMFWSPNMEFSVGMIFSNRDAVMTAAKEYHLRRYHQFCSYETKRKTYSIKCKNKKHNCKWHMRASMKEGSEVWKIISYNGPHTCSNLMVEKDHTQLDNKFLCQFILPMIEEQPQIKIKALQAEVRDKIGYEPSYSKTWKAKQIAIRKIFCEWDESYGRLRKYMNAVCHFNPGSIFVIEDDPYYINDRLDRISRVFDRMFWAYRQSIQGFKHCRPVIFVDGTFLYGKYSGCILCATGLDENNQIFPLAFAIVENEDSDNWGWFMSCLRAYVTEREDLTVISDRHIGIKKSMEQYWWQPPSGHHRYCIRHILSNYNTKFKNATMKESNHSQKRKFYDAMNKIKEVNLETFEWAVKISLEKWTRSHDGGKRYGSMTTNTIESVNGMLKGFRALPITAMSANGHRVTTFNRDDLVVEVRSSKSGKKQVVKLIEGTCTCGKFQEMHIPCSHAIVACMSRSVDYEQFVDSYYTLERPIKCYEDMFNPLGNSDYWPADYELPLIPNKNRIRKKGRPKSSRIQNEMDWRGTKVNIPGKKSLFYMWPIRT comes from the exons ATGAAACGAAGGTTGAATTATGAGGATCTGTTTATGAAACTAGTGCGTTCTACAAATATGTTAGACCACAACCAATTCATATGCAAGATTGAATATAGGAAACCAATTATTAGTGATAACGATTACAAATTTGAACTAGTTAAGCTGCTGAACGATGCCGATGTAGAGATGATGTTCAATTACGTCTGTACACTAGGGGCTGAGAGCATAGTTTTTTATGTCGATGTCGTTAGAGATATTCATAGAAATCAGAACGATGATTGTGCTGCTCCCTCTTATACTGATCCAAAAACGAGTTCACACTGTATTTTGCATCCGAATACTGAAGAGCAAGATGAAATTATAGTCTGTCCAATTAGTCCGTTTGGTACTGAAGACTTCAACTTTAATGGTGTTAATAGTATTGTTAATGAAGTTGTGGATGAAGTTGATGAAGATGTTGATTCAGATAGATTATCTGATTCTGACATTAACGAGTACGAAAGTGGTTGGATTGAGGACGACGAATTATTATCAGGTGATTATAATGTTGTTGCTCAGTATATTAATCCTATTTTGTCTCTAGTGCATCCACCGCCATTTTCAGAAATAGATTTTGAATTAATGCGTGTAGACCCTTATGCAAAGCCACCGACTGATATGTTTTGGAGTCCGAATATGGAGTTTTCTGTTGGGATGATTTTTTCAAACAGAGATGCTGTCATGACAGCAGCAAAGGAATATCATTTGCGTAGATATCATCAGTTTTGTTCTTATGAGACAAAGAGAAAAACATATAGTATTAAATGCAAGAATAAAAAACATAACTGTAAATGGCATATGCGTGCATCAATGAAGGAGGGATCTGAGGTTTGGAAAATTATATCGTATAATGGGCCGCATACTTGTTCAAATCTAATGGTTGAAAAAGACCATACTCAATTGGATAATAAATTTCTATGTCAATTTATTTTGCCTATGATAGAAGAACAAccacaaattaaaataaaagcacTTCAGGCAGAAGTTAGAGATAAAATTGGATATGAACCATCATATTCAAAAACGTGGAAGGCAAAACAAATTGCAATTAGGAAAATTTTTTGCGAATGGGATGAATCGTATGGAAGGCTCCGTAAGTACATGAATGCAGTGTGCCACTTCAATCCTGGTTCGATATTCGTAATTGAGGATGATCCCTATTACATAAATGATCGTTTGGATCGTATTTCTCGTGTATTTGATcgtatgttttgggcttatcgtCAATCTATTCAAGGATTCAAGCATTGTCGACCAGTAATTTTTGTTGACGGGACATTCCTATACGGTAAATATAGTGGGTGTATATTGTGTGCAACAGGGCTTGATGAAAATAATCAGATATTTCCATTGGCTTTTGCTATTGTCGAGAACGAGGATTCAGATAATTGGGGATGGTTCATGTCTTGTTTGAGAGCCTATGTCACAGAACGCGAAGATTTAACTGTCATTTCTGATCGTCACATTGGAATTAAGAAATCTATGGAACAATATTGGTGGCAACCACCAAGTGGACACCATCGATACTGCATACGGCACATTTTGAGCAATTACAACACAAAATTCAAGAATGCAACAATGAAGGAAT CTAATCATAGCCAAAAGAGAAAATTCTATGACGCGATGAATAAAATTAAGGAAGTCAATCTCGAGACCTTTGAATGGGCTGTGAAGATATCTTTAGAGAAGTGGACTCGTTCCCATGACGGTGGGAAGCGATATGGATCAATGACGACTAACACCATTGAGTCTGTCAATGGAATGTTGAAAGGCTTTCGAGCTTTGCCTATTACAGCAAtg TCAGCAAATGGCCATCGTGTTACAACATTTAATCGTGATGATTTGGTTGTTGAAGTCCGAAGTTCTAAATCTGGTAAAAAACAAGTTGTTAAGCTTATAGAAGGGACCTGTACTTGCGGAAAATTTCAAGAGATGCATATCCCATGTTCACATGCCATAGTAGCCTGCATGTCGAGGTCTGTGGATTATGAGCAATTCGTTGATAGCTACTACACTCTCGAAAGGCCAATTAAATGTTACGAAGACATGTTCAATCCATTAGGCAATTCAGACTATTGGCCTGCAGATTATGAATTACCACTAATTCCAAACAAGAACCGAATAAGGAAAAAAGGGCGACCGAAGTCATCGAGAATTCAGAATGAAATGGATTGGAGGGGTACAAAAGTTAATATTCCTGGAAAAAAATCATTGTTCTATATGTGGCCAATCAGGACATAA